In Desulfoplanes formicivorans, a single genomic region encodes these proteins:
- a CDS encoding polyprenyl synthetase family protein has translation MTKRKMMAVIPAIKQELAARGSQVETFLATCLHDPAVPAHLTSAMEYSLLAGGKRLRPVLCLTCAALAGEIMENVLPFAAGIECIHTYSLIHDDLPAMDDDDLRRGKPSSHKQFGEAMAILAGDGLHCEAFTLMLQANVSADRLVAAMRVMAHAAGSRGMVGGQVLDMEYTGRSDISLQGLRSMHAMKTGALIRASCECGVILGGGSDHEQAQVRCFGEHLGLAFQVVDDVLDVVGSEQELGKPVGSDQVADKNTYPRHLGLDASMELARTQVKQACDALAVFHGPHKDFLTGLAEYVLARAC, from the coding sequence ATGACCAAGAGGAAGATGATGGCCGTGATTCCCGCGATTAAACAGGAACTTGCCGCACGCGGCAGTCAGGTTGAGACCTTTCTGGCGACCTGCCTGCACGATCCTGCCGTACCCGCTCATCTGACGTCGGCCATGGAGTACAGTCTGCTTGCGGGCGGCAAGCGTCTCAGGCCGGTTTTGTGCCTGACATGCGCTGCTCTTGCGGGAGAAATCATGGAGAATGTTCTTCCCTTTGCCGCAGGGATCGAATGCATTCATACCTATTCCCTGATCCATGATGACCTGCCGGCCATGGACGATGATGATCTGCGAAGGGGCAAACCCTCAAGTCACAAGCAGTTTGGCGAGGCCATGGCCATTCTGGCCGGAGACGGGCTGCACTGCGAAGCCTTTACCCTGATGCTTCAAGCCAATGTCTCGGCCGACCGTCTTGTTGCGGCCATGCGGGTCATGGCTCATGCGGCCGGAAGTCGGGGCATGGTCGGAGGGCAGGTTCTGGACATGGAATATACGGGCCGTTCGGATATTTCCCTGCAGGGGCTGCGTTCCATGCACGCCATGAAAACCGGTGCCCTGATCCGGGCGTCTTGTGAATGTGGCGTCATTCTGGGCGGAGGATCTGACCACGAACAGGCGCAGGTCCGTTGTTTTGGTGAACATCTGGGGCTGGCTTTTCAGGTGGTTGACGATGTTCTGGATGTTGTCGGTAGCGAACAGGAACTGGGGAAACCCGTTGGCAGTGATCAGGTGGCCGACAAAAACACCTATCCCCGTCATCTGGGGCTGGATGCGAGCATGGAGCTTGCCCGCACGCAGGTCAAACAGGCCTGTGATGCCCTGGCCGTATTTCATGGGCCGCACAAGGATTTTTTGACGGGTCTGGCCGAATATGTCCTGGCCCGGGCATGTTGA
- the xseA gene encoding exodeoxyribonuclease VII large subunit, whose translation MVQIFTVTGITEAVAHTLQAEFPFVWVRGQVTNLARPGSGHIYFSLKDHNASLAVVWFKSNQQGTMPSSGERVDPLTGEVLSGRGLVLQEGMDILVAGRIQVYAPRGTYQLVAELVQEQGVGDLHLAFEALKQKLAGQGYFDPGRKQTLPKHVRRVAVVTAPGGAAIRDFVKIARSRGLGGQIRVYPSLVQGDKAPESIIHAMDRVVADDWADILVLIRGGGSIEDLWAFNDESVATAIFSSPLPVVCGVGHEVDTTIADLVADVRAATPTHAAQIIWPERETMMQGLDELSIRLSRAMNQLISGFEARLGHQEKGLDWLSPETRINRIMDQVNHAILGLKQAGTQWMARKSDLLIREATRLCTALGPGFWRMHEHSLLTQGDRLALHGQGFVEAKMAQTRVVQTRLQGLDPHAPLQRGYCLVRKEDGSFVRDQGEVAPDELVEILPARGRIVARVVDHQPAKKG comes from the coding sequence ATGGTGCAGATTTTCACGGTCACCGGGATCACCGAAGCCGTGGCCCATACGCTGCAGGCAGAGTTTCCCTTTGTCTGGGTCCGTGGTCAGGTGACCAATCTGGCCCGTCCCGGGTCCGGACATATCTATTTTTCCCTCAAGGACCACAACGCGTCCCTGGCTGTTGTCTGGTTCAAGTCGAACCAGCAGGGCACGATGCCTTCCTCCGGGGAACGCGTTGATCCCCTGACCGGTGAAGTCCTTTCGGGTCGGGGGCTCGTGCTCCAGGAAGGCATGGACATTCTGGTTGCCGGGCGGATACAGGTCTATGCCCCCAGGGGAACGTATCAGCTGGTGGCCGAACTGGTGCAGGAGCAGGGGGTGGGCGACCTGCACCTGGCGTTTGAAGCGCTCAAGCAGAAACTGGCCGGTCAGGGATATTTTGATCCCGGCCGTAAGCAGACCCTGCCCAAACATGTTCGGCGGGTGGCCGTGGTTACCGCGCCCGGGGGAGCCGCCATTCGCGATTTTGTGAAGATCGCCCGGTCGCGGGGGCTGGGCGGACAGATCCGGGTGTATCCCTCCCTGGTCCAGGGGGACAAGGCCCCGGAATCCATCATCCATGCCATGGATCGTGTTGTTGCCGACGACTGGGCCGACATCCTCGTGCTCATCCGGGGCGGTGGATCCATTGAAGATTTGTGGGCATTCAATGACGAGTCCGTGGCAACGGCCATTTTTTCCAGCCCCCTTCCGGTTGTCTGCGGGGTAGGTCATGAAGTGGATACCACCATCGCCGATCTGGTGGCGGATGTGCGTGCGGCAACCCCCACCCATGCAGCCCAGATCATATGGCCCGAGCGCGAAACCATGATGCAAGGGCTGGACGAGTTGAGCATTCGTCTTTCCCGGGCCATGAATCAGCTCATATCCGGGTTTGAGGCCCGCCTTGGGCATCAGGAAAAGGGGCTTGACTGGCTCAGTCCCGAGACGCGCATCAACCGGATCATGGACCAGGTGAACCATGCAATCCTCGGGCTAAAACAGGCTGGCACCCAATGGATGGCCCGAAAAAGTGATCTTCTGATCAGGGAGGCCACGCGCCTTTGTACGGCTCTTGGTCCGGGATTCTGGCGCATGCATGAGCATTCCCTGCTGACCCAGGGGGATCGTCTTGCCCTCCATGGACAGGGATTTGTGGAGGCCAAGATGGCCCAAACCAGGGTTGTGCAGACCAGGCTGCAGGGGCTTGATCCCCATGCGCCCCTGCAACGGGGATATTGCCTGGTCAGAAAGGAAGACGGTTCGTTTGTGCGTGACCAAGGCGAGGTGGCTCCTGACGAGCTGGTTGAAATCCTGCCCGCTCGGGGGCGGATCGTTGCCCGTGTGGTTGATCATCAACCAGCCAAAAAGGGTTAA
- the ispG gene encoding flavodoxin-dependent (E)-4-hydroxy-3-methylbut-2-enyl-diphosphate synthase, producing the protein MHISRKPTRTVFVGNVGIGGNNPVRVQSMTNTDTRDVQATLAQIHALAKAGCEIVRLAVLDAEAALCLRAIKEAAEVPLIADIHFDHRLAISAMEAGVDGLRINPGNIGGKDHVDMVVDAAKAHHVPIRIGVNSGSVEKDLLATFGGPTPEAMVQSAMRHVRLLEERGFDQIKISLKSSSVLSTVDAYRIMSDKVDYPLHIGVTEAGTPLRGAVKSGVGLGMLLAQGIGDTLRVSLTGDPVDEMLVAWEILRSLGIRQRGPEIVSCPSCGRTEVDLIGLATAVEKRLMHVTDVFTVAVMGCVVNGPGEAREADIGIAGGRDCGIIFRKGRIVRKIKGEANLIPEFLQELETFLDQRARTGEHGPGQR; encoded by the coding sequence ATGCATATTTCACGGAAACCGACACGAACCGTGTTTGTGGGCAATGTGGGCATTGGCGGGAACAATCCTGTCCGGGTTCAGAGCATGACCAACACGGACACCCGGGATGTTCAGGCCACGCTGGCCCAGATCCATGCCCTGGCCAAGGCCGGGTGCGAGATCGTGCGGCTGGCCGTGCTTGATGCCGAGGCCGCTTTATGTCTGCGTGCCATTAAAGAGGCGGCAGAAGTACCTCTTATTGCAGATATTCATTTTGACCACCGGCTGGCCATCTCGGCCATGGAGGCCGGGGTGGACGGGTTGCGCATCAATCCCGGGAACATCGGGGGCAAGGACCATGTGGACATGGTTGTTGACGCGGCCAAGGCCCACCATGTGCCCATCCGCATCGGGGTCAACAGCGGTTCCGTGGAAAAGGATCTGCTGGCAACTTTTGGCGGCCCCACGCCCGAGGCCATGGTCCAATCGGCCATGCGTCATGTACGGCTGCTTGAAGAACGGGGATTTGATCAAATCAAGATTTCTCTCAAATCGTCTTCGGTCCTTTCCACCGTGGACGCCTACCGGATCATGAGCGACAAGGTGGACTATCCCCTGCACATCGGGGTGACCGAGGCCGGGACACCGCTGCGGGGAGCCGTGAAGTCCGGGGTCGGGCTGGGTATGCTCCTTGCTCAGGGAATAGGTGACACCCTGCGCGTCTCCCTTACCGGAGATCCAGTGGACGAAATGCTCGTTGCCTGGGAAATCCTGCGTTCCCTGGGGATCCGGCAGCGCGGTCCGGAGATTGTTTCCTGTCCCAGTTGCGGGCGGACCGAGGTGGATCTGATCGGCCTGGCAACAGCTGTTGAAAAGCGGCTTATGCACGTGACCGACGTGTTCACCGTGGCGGTCATGGGGTGTGTGGTCAACGGCCCTGGCGAGGCCAGGGAAGCCGATATCGGCATTGCCGGTGGCCGGGATTGCGGGATTATTTTTCGAAAAGGCAGGATCGTACGCAAGATCAAGGGCGAAGCCAACCTGATACCGGAGTTTCTGCAGGAACTGGAGACATTTCTGGACCAGAGGGCCCGGACCGGCGAACATGGCCCGGGGCAGCGCTAA
- the dxs gene encoding 1-deoxy-D-xylulose-5-phosphate synthase, which yields MKTMQQPLYTRTDGLASLTSPTDIRKLGFEELASLATELREIIIQTVSRTGGHLAPSLGVVELTLALLKSFHADQDRFIWDVGHQAYAYKLLTGRLDRFHTLRQLGGISGFPRCDESPYDCFGVGHSSTSISAGLGMVVARDLNRLRHHVVSIIGDGSMTAGLAYEGLNQAGGLEKNFIVVLNDNEMSISKNVGALSSFLSKRFASRWVMRLKKETEAWINQIPKIGTELVGYLKRGEDSFKGFFTPGMLFEAFDFTYVGPINGHDIRELVSVFNRVKQLEGPILVHVLTKKGKGYEPAEKNPTHFHGVGCFEPETGKAKKFAACSLPSYTDIFGKTLCELAAKDDKIVAITAAMPEGTGLTHFARTFPDRFFDVGICEQHAVTFAAGLAAQGFKPVVAIYSTFLQRAYDQIVHDVCLQNLNVTLCLDRGGLVGEDGATHHGVFDFAYLRHIPNMSIMAPKDEAELATLLRTAIAHPGPAALRYPRGVGTGAVPDRNGVSIPLGQGELIKDGTDGCVIAVGSRVHPALEAIQELEAEHKCSFALYNLRFVKPLPQKDLVDLAGRFASFVLVEEGTLAGGMSSAVLECWTDHGVLNGQAIKRLGIPDVFVEHGAQKDLRRLVGIGKQGIRKACLAMTAG from the coding sequence ATGAAGACCATGCAACAGCCGCTGTACACCCGGACCGACGGACTCGCTTCCCTCACATCTCCCACGGATATCCGGAAACTGGGGTTCGAGGAGCTTGCTTCCCTTGCCACTGAACTTCGTGAGATCATCATTCAGACGGTTTCCAGAACGGGCGGTCATCTTGCCCCGTCCCTCGGGGTAGTCGAACTGACCCTGGCACTGCTCAAGTCCTTTCATGCCGATCAGGACAGATTCATCTGGGACGTGGGCCATCAGGCCTACGCCTACAAGCTGCTGACGGGCCGTTTGGACCGCTTTCATACCCTGCGGCAGCTCGGCGGCATCAGCGGGTTTCCGCGTTGTGATGAAAGTCCGTACGATTGTTTTGGTGTTGGCCATTCAAGCACTTCCATTTCCGCTGGTTTGGGCATGGTCGTGGCCAGAGATCTGAACCGTTTGCGTCACCATGTGGTTTCCATCATCGGTGACGGGTCCATGACCGCAGGATTGGCCTACGAAGGCCTCAATCAGGCCGGAGGGTTGGAGAAAAATTTCATTGTTGTCCTCAACGACAACGAGATGTCCATTTCCAAGAACGTTGGGGCCCTGTCATCCTTCCTGAGCAAGCGGTTTGCTTCCCGTTGGGTCATGCGGCTCAAAAAGGAAACCGAGGCGTGGATCAACCAGATTCCCAAAATCGGCACCGAACTTGTGGGCTATCTCAAGCGGGGCGAGGATTCCTTCAAGGGCTTCTTCACGCCGGGCATGCTGTTTGAGGCCTTTGACTTTACCTATGTGGGACCCATCAATGGTCATGACATTCGAGAACTGGTTTCCGTGTTCAATCGGGTCAAGCAGCTGGAAGGCCCCATCCTCGTCCATGTGTTGACCAAAAAGGGCAAGGGGTACGAGCCTGCGGAAAAAAATCCCACCCATTTCCACGGTGTGGGCTGCTTCGAGCCTGAAACAGGGAAGGCCAAAAAATTCGCGGCCTGTTCCCTGCCGTCGTATACTGATATTTTTGGCAAGACCCTGTGTGAGCTGGCCGCCAAGGATGACAAGATTGTCGCCATTACCGCGGCCATGCCCGAAGGCACGGGGTTGACCCATTTTGCCCGGACCTTTCCCGACAGGTTTTTTGATGTGGGCATTTGCGAACAGCATGCAGTGACGTTTGCTGCGGGTCTGGCCGCCCAGGGGTTCAAGCCGGTGGTGGCCATTTATTCCACCTTTTTGCAACGGGCCTATGACCAGATTGTCCACGATGTCTGCCTGCAGAACCTGAACGTGACTTTGTGTCTCGACCGGGGTGGGCTGGTGGGCGAGGACGGCGCCACCCACCATGGGGTGTTTGATTTTGCCTACCTTCGACATATACCCAACATGTCGATCATGGCCCCCAAGGACGAGGCCGAACTGGCAACCCTTTTGCGAACGGCCATAGCCCATCCCGGTCCTGCTGCCCTGCGCTATCCCCGCGGTGTGGGTACGGGTGCTGTCCCGGACAGGAACGGGGTGTCCATCCCCCTGGGGCAGGGAGAATTGATCAAGGATGGAACGGATGGCTGTGTCATTGCCGTGGGCAGCAGGGTACATCCGGCCCTGGAGGCGATCCAGGAACTCGAGGCCGAGCACAAGTGCTCTTTTGCCTTGTACAATCTTCGTTTTGTCAAGCCCTTGCCCCAGAAGGACCTTGTGGATCTGGCCGGCCGTTTTGCCTCGTTTGTGCTGGTGGAGGAAGGTACGCTGGCTGGCGGAATGAGCTCTGCGGTGCTGGAATGCTGGACAGACCATGGTGTACTGAATGGTCAAGCCATCAAACGGCTGGGCATACCTGACGTGTTTGTGGAACATGGGGCGCAAAAGGATCTTCGGCGGTTGGTGGGGATCGGCAAGCAGGGCATCAGGAAAGCCTGTCTGGCAATGACAGCTGGATAG
- the xseB gene encoding exodeoxyribonuclease VII small subunit yields the protein MDNTQDSFEKKLTALQDIVAQLETGEPELEKGVELFKQGVTLARECRTELEQAKKEVRVLVDNMWKDFDDQEEDDGRDSRD from the coding sequence ATGGACAACACGCAGGATTCCTTTGAAAAGAAACTGACGGCGCTGCAGGACATCGTGGCCCAGCTGGAAACGGGTGAACCCGAGCTGGAAAAAGGGGTGGAACTTTTCAAGCAGGGGGTCACCCTGGCTCGAGAGTGTCGCACAGAGCTCGAACAGGCCAAAAAGGAGGTTCGGGTTCTGGTGGATAACATGTGGAAGGATTTCGATGACCAAGAGGAAGATGATGGCCGTGATTCCCGCGATTAA
- a CDS encoding proline--tRNA ligase, with translation MLFSGYYVPTLKEDPAEAEVISHKLLLRAGMIRKLTSGMYTYLPLGLRAVNKVAKIVREEMDRAGALEVLMPMVQPADLWQETGRWEFYGKELLRFKDRHGRDYCLGPTHEEVVTDLIRGEVRSYKQLPLNLYQIQTKFRDEIRPRFGLMRGREFVMKDGYSFDANEDGANQSYARMYEAYVAIFSRIGLEFRPVEADTGSIGGSYSHEFMVLADTGEDTIAVCTQCDYAANLEKAEVTCVAGDACSACSQDMVEVATPGKHAVDEVAAFLGVDPQRILKTLLYDIDGESVAVLVRGDREVNECKLKTLLGGDVCQMASAKQVEEWTQAPVGFAGPVGLKVDKIYADFEVRTATDWIAGANKKDTHVMHVDIARDVKLTGYADLRQITDQDVCPRCGAPITLPKGIEVGHVFKLGTKYSESMNACYLDENGKEKPMIMGCYGIGVSRVVAAAIEQNHDEHGMMFPPSIAPFEVSLLALTGAKDDDLRAKAVELHDVLENMGVEVLLDDRKERPGIKFKDADLMGAPMQLVLGKKGLTNGIIEAKNRKTGEKMELPLEGFQQGFEAWRKEVYASWGLEVA, from the coding sequence ATGCTTTTCAGTGGATACTATGTCCCCACTCTCAAGGAAGATCCGGCCGAGGCCGAGGTCATCAGCCACAAACTGCTCTTGCGGGCAGGCATGATCCGCAAGCTGACGTCGGGGATGTATACCTACCTGCCCCTGGGTCTACGGGCCGTGAACAAGGTCGCCAAGATCGTGCGCGAAGAGATGGACCGGGCAGGAGCCCTGGAGGTTCTCATGCCCATGGTCCAGCCCGCCGACCTTTGGCAGGAAACAGGCCGTTGGGAATTTTACGGCAAGGAACTCCTGCGTTTCAAGGATCGGCATGGCCGGGATTACTGCCTGGGGCCCACCCACGAGGAAGTGGTCACCGATCTCATCCGGGGAGAGGTGCGTTCCTACAAGCAATTGCCGTTGAACCTCTATCAGATTCAAACCAAGTTCAGGGATGAAATCCGGCCCAGGTTCGGTTTGATGCGTGGTCGGGAGTTTGTCATGAAGGACGGGTATTCCTTTGACGCAAATGAGGACGGAGCCAACCAGAGCTATGCGAGAATGTACGAGGCCTATGTGGCCATTTTCTCACGCATTGGTCTGGAATTCCGGCCGGTTGAAGCGGATACGGGATCCATTGGGGGAAGTTATTCCCACGAATTCATGGTTCTGGCCGATACCGGGGAAGACACCATTGCCGTGTGCACCCAGTGTGATTACGCAGCCAATCTGGAAAAGGCAGAGGTCACCTGTGTTGCCGGGGACGCTTGTTCGGCCTGCAGCCAGGACATGGTAGAGGTGGCCACCCCCGGCAAGCATGCCGTGGACGAGGTGGCAGCGTTTCTGGGTGTTGACCCCCAGCGTATTCTCAAAACCCTACTTTACGACATTGATGGCGAATCCGTTGCCGTGCTGGTGCGCGGGGATCGGGAGGTCAACGAGTGCAAGTTGAAGACTCTGCTCGGCGGTGATGTCTGCCAAATGGCCAGTGCCAAACAGGTTGAGGAGTGGACCCAGGCTCCGGTGGGCTTTGCCGGACCTGTGGGGCTGAAGGTAGACAAAATCTATGCGGATTTTGAAGTTCGAACCGCCACGGACTGGATAGCGGGCGCCAACAAGAAAGATACCCACGTCATGCACGTGGACATTGCCCGGGATGTCAAGCTGACCGGGTATGCCGATCTCAGACAGATTACGGATCAGGATGTCTGTCCCCGGTGCGGGGCTCCCATCACCCTGCCCAAGGGGATTGAGGTGGGCCATGTTTTCAAACTGGGTACCAAGTACAGTGAATCCATGAATGCGTGTTATCTGGATGAAAACGGCAAGGAAAAGCCCATGATCATGGGGTGTTACGGCATCGGGGTCAGTCGGGTGGTTGCCGCGGCCATCGAGCAGAACCATGACGAGCACGGGATGATGTTTCCGCCTTCCATTGCTCCCTTTGAGGTCTCTCTGCTGGCCCTGACCGGGGCCAAGGACGATGACCTCAGGGCCAAGGCCGTTGAACTGCATGATGTGCTGGAGAACATGGGCGTTGAGGTACTCCTGGACGATCGCAAGGAGCGTCCAGGAATCAAGTTCAAGGACGCCGATCTCATGGGCGCACCCATGCAGCTTGTTCTGGGCAAGAAAGGCCTCACCAATGGGATCATTGAGGCCAAGAACCGCAAGACAGGGGAAAAAATGGAATTGCCCCTGGAAGGTTTCCAGCAGGGATTCGAGGCATGGCGCAAGGAAGTGTATGCGTCCTGGGGGCTTGAGGTGGCGTAA
- a CDS encoding M23 family metallopeptidase: MVFNKGFLLGLILMVLGTGSVLHAATGVELTAPHTVYRGQAFVCRFTPVNGGSNYQLTWLDKTLDVAVGAGDPVVEVLLGVGLTRQPVAETLELSCMRDARKLTARQTIKVEDKEYPVQRLTLPRKMVHLSPENLARYHREKKEISTILKGRSKGRFWSLPLTRPVPGGVSSAFGLRRIINDEPRSPHRGVDFRGGMGVPVKACADGIVDLVADHYFSGRSVYLDHGQGVMSMYFHLSRIDVKEGQVVRKGEVVGAMGRTGRATGPHLHFGLYLLGEPVDPMPLFGE, from the coding sequence ATGGTTTTTAACAAGGGTTTTCTGCTGGGCCTGATACTCATGGTTTTGGGAACAGGCTCGGTACTCCATGCTGCAACCGGGGTTGAGCTGACAGCACCCCATACCGTGTACAGGGGGCAGGCCTTTGTGTGCCGGTTCACGCCGGTGAACGGGGGGAGCAACTATCAGCTGACATGGCTGGACAAGACTCTGGATGTTGCCGTGGGCGCCGGGGATCCGGTGGTGGAAGTGCTGCTGGGAGTGGGATTGACCCGCCAACCCGTAGCGGAGACTCTGGAGTTGTCCTGCATGCGGGACGCCCGCAAGCTTACCGCCCGGCAAACCATCAAGGTGGAGGACAAGGAGTATCCGGTTCAACGCCTCACGTTGCCCAGGAAGATGGTTCACCTGTCCCCGGAAAATCTTGCGCGATATCACAGAGAAAAAAAAGAGATTTCAACGATCCTGAAGGGCCGCAGCAAGGGGCGCTTCTGGTCCCTTCCCCTGACTCGACCGGTTCCAGGAGGTGTTTCTTCGGCCTTTGGGCTGCGTCGCATCATCAATGACGAGCCCCGTTCTCCTCATCGGGGAGTGGATTTCCGAGGCGGCATGGGTGTGCCTGTCAAGGCCTGTGCCGACGGCATTGTGGATCTTGTTGCCGACCACTATTTTTCAGGTCGGTCCGTGTATCTTGATCATGGCCAGGGCGTCATGAGTATGTATTTCCATCTGTCCCGCATTGATGTGAAGGAAGGACAGGTGGTGCGCAAGGGCGAGGTTGTCGGAGCCATGGGCAGGACTGGACGGGCCACAGGGCCGCATCTGCATTTTGGCTTGTATCTGCTTGGTGAACCCGTGGACCCCATGCCGTTGTTTGGCGAATAG